A genomic region of Thermodesulfobium narugense DSM 14796 contains the following coding sequences:
- a CDS encoding 4Fe-4S dicluster domain-containing protein, which yields MERVAYMYDSSKCMGCRGCQSICKEWNDQETVPTTFKGVYTNPPSLNPDTRMIIKFYDNFTPDPNFNFLKYQCFHCGDPACVKVCPSGALFQAENGIVAFDENKCIACGYCHSACPFGIPQIGKVINKCDMCYSRVMEGSESDKTSIPACVKSCPAGALTFGKRSDLVEQGKKRVEVLKKKGYTEANLYGENILGGLGVLAILKYSPEKYGLPKEPVFPNDIGLWKGILHPLGVIMLGGAAGLVVLHRALNLGKKGGEQ from the coding sequence ATGGAAAGAGTGGCCTATATGTATGATTCTTCTAAGTGCATGGGTTGTAGAGGATGTCAAAGTATTTGTAAAGAATGGAACGATCAAGAGACTGTTCCTACGACGTTTAAGGGGGTATATACCAATCCGCCCAGCCTGAATCCTGATACGAGGATGATTATAAAATTTTATGACAACTTTACTCCAGATCCAAATTTTAACTTTTTGAAATATCAGTGTTTTCATTGCGGAGATCCTGCATGTGTAAAGGTATGTCCAAGCGGAGCTCTTTTCCAAGCGGAAAACGGAATAGTAGCATTTGACGAAAATAAGTGCATTGCTTGTGGTTATTGTCACAGTGCATGTCCCTTTGGAATTCCTCAAATTGGCAAGGTAATAAACAAATGTGACATGTGTTATTCAAGAGTAATGGAAGGCTCTGAGTCTGATAAGACTTCTATTCCAGCATGTGTAAAAAGCTGCCCTGCAGGTGCACTTACTTTTGGAAAGAGAAGTGATTTGGTTGAGCAAGGTAAGAAAAGAGTTGAGGTTCTGAAAAAGAAAGGCTATACGGAAGCCAATCTTTATGGAGAAAATATACTTGGAGGGCTCGGAGTTCTTGCTATACTAAAATATTCTCCTGAAAAATATGGTCTTCCAAAAGAACCTGTGTTTCCTAATGATATTGGCTTGTGGAAAGGGATATTGCATCCTTTGGGAGTAATAATGCTAGGAGGCGCAGCTGGCCTTGTTGTGCTTCATAGGGCGCTCAACCTGGGGAAAAAGGGAGGTGAACAGTAG
- the fdnG gene encoding formate dehydrogenase-N subunit alpha: MGKFNRRDFLKFSFVSASMMVLDGNVAVPKLAHASIPFKLKDTKVTNSVCIYCGVGCGLLVYSKGGKVVNIEGDPDNPNSEGGLCAKGSTCFSIYDSPLRLKKPMYRAPGSDKWEEKSWDWTISELVKRIKKTRDSSFVKTSNGVTVNRTEGLAMLGGAAHGTDECYLFAKFARALGIVYLEHQARICHSSTVTALGPSFGRGAMTNSLIDVKNSDVIMICGGNPAENHPGSARYINMCKERGGKVISVDPRFTRTSALSNIYAQIRPGTDIAFFGGLINYILQNNKYQETYVKHYTNASYLLKPEYDFKDGYFSGWDIKSKTYNYASWAYQTGPDNKPLRDMTLKDPNCVFQKMKVHYSRYTPEVVEKVTGINKETFLEIAKLYSSTGAPDKSGTLMYAMGLTQHTIGTQNIRAFCIIQLLLGNIGMAGGGVNAMRGETNVQGSTDMALLYNSLPGYLAAPNEKLHPNFKEYLKKITLPDCYWSNAPKFVVSMLKAWFGDAATKENDFGYDWLPKWSKPASWMYIWDNLYKNEGIKGMMIWGQNPLVSSPLGDKTGKALENLEWLMVADLFETETANFWKRPGANPKGIKTEVFMLPVSSFVEKDGSATNTSRWLQMRYKAIEPMYESKEDMVILDKLVVGLKKQFKDDPSTPSPEGMLNLTWGYGGDKYDIDSVLKEINGFEVSTKKQLVSFAALKDDGSTACGCWIYSGVYPPAGNLAARRKPEKEGIGLNSEWAWSWPVNRRILYNRASCDLEGKPWNPKLTVIKWDAAQKKWTGPDVPDFLPTKAPDAPGGDAPFIMIPEGGGRLFVPSGLVKDGPFPEHYEPIEAPVKNLLSPVQNNPVAIIFKSDIDKYAPLNDPKYPYICTTYRLTEHYQSGSITRKIPILVEEMPQVFAEIDPELAKELGIKNGDKVELESIRGKVKAQACVTSRLQPVIIDGKKFHIVGIPWHWGFVGIDPDSGKNEIFSANLMTENVGDPTSEIQESKALMINLRRA; this comes from the coding sequence ATGGGGAAATTTAATCGAAGGGATTTTCTTAAGTTTTCCTTTGTTAGTGCTTCAATGATGGTATTAGATGGTAATGTAGCTGTACCAAAATTAGCGCACGCAAGTATACCTTTTAAGCTAAAGGATACCAAGGTTACTAATTCTGTGTGCATTTATTGTGGGGTTGGGTGTGGACTGTTGGTATATTCCAAAGGTGGTAAAGTGGTAAACATAGAAGGTGATCCAGATAATCCAAATAGCGAAGGCGGGCTTTGTGCAAAGGGTTCTACCTGTTTTAGTATTTACGATAGCCCATTGAGGTTGAAAAAACCAATGTATAGGGCTCCTGGTTCTGACAAGTGGGAAGAGAAAAGCTGGGATTGGACTATTTCTGAGCTTGTCAAAAGAATCAAAAAAACCAGAGATAGTTCGTTTGTAAAGACGTCAAACGGAGTAACAGTAAATAGAACTGAGGGGCTTGCGATGCTTGGAGGAGCAGCTCACGGCACTGATGAATGTTATCTGTTTGCTAAATTTGCTAGAGCATTAGGCATTGTATATCTTGAACATCAGGCAAGAATCTGCCACTCTTCTACTGTTACAGCATTAGGCCCTAGTTTTGGGAGAGGGGCAATGACAAATTCGCTAATAGATGTGAAAAATTCTGATGTAATAATGATTTGTGGTGGAAATCCTGCAGAAAATCATCCAGGCAGCGCGCGATATATTAATATGTGTAAAGAACGTGGTGGGAAAGTCATTTCTGTAGATCCAAGATTTACTAGAACTTCTGCACTTTCAAATATCTATGCGCAAATAAGGCCTGGAACTGATATTGCCTTTTTCGGGGGTTTGATAAACTATATTCTTCAGAATAATAAATATCAAGAAACTTATGTAAAGCACTACACAAATGCTTCATATCTTTTAAAACCTGAATATGATTTTAAGGATGGATACTTTTCAGGATGGGATATAAAAAGTAAAACCTATAATTATGCAAGCTGGGCCTACCAAACTGGACCTGATAATAAGCCACTAAGGGATATGACCCTTAAAGATCCAAACTGTGTTTTTCAAAAAATGAAAGTACATTATTCTAGATATACTCCTGAAGTTGTGGAGAAGGTTACAGGCATAAACAAAGAAACATTTCTTGAAATAGCTAAGTTGTATAGCTCCACTGGTGCGCCTGATAAATCTGGCACATTGATGTATGCAATGGGTTTAACTCAGCACACAATTGGTACACAAAACATTAGAGCTTTTTGTATTATTCAACTTTTATTAGGTAACATAGGTATGGCTGGTGGTGGTGTAAATGCTATGAGGGGTGAGACTAACGTTCAAGGCTCAACGGATATGGCTCTTTTGTATAATTCTTTACCCGGATATCTAGCAGCTCCCAATGAAAAACTTCATCCAAATTTTAAAGAATATCTAAAAAAGATTACACTTCCTGATTGTTATTGGTCTAATGCACCAAAATTTGTCGTCAGCATGCTTAAAGCATGGTTTGGGGATGCGGCAACAAAAGAAAACGATTTTGGATATGATTGGCTTCCAAAGTGGTCCAAACCTGCTTCCTGGATGTATATTTGGGATAATTTGTATAAAAATGAGGGGATAAAGGGAATGATGATCTGGGGACAAAATCCTCTGGTATCAAGTCCGCTTGGAGATAAAACTGGCAAAGCTTTGGAAAATCTTGAGTGGCTTATGGTTGCAGATCTTTTTGAAACTGAGACTGCAAATTTCTGGAAAAGGCCGGGCGCAAATCCAAAAGGCATAAAGACTGAAGTTTTTATGTTGCCAGTTTCATCCTTTGTTGAGAAGGATGGCTCAGCTACTAATACTTCCAGATGGCTTCAGATGAGGTATAAGGCAATAGAACCTATGTATGAATCAAAAGAAGATATGGTTATATTGGATAAGCTAGTGGTTGGTTTAAAAAAACAGTTTAAAGATGATCCTTCTACTCCTTCACCTGAAGGCATGCTTAACTTAACATGGGGTTATGGTGGAGATAAATATGATATCGATTCTGTTTTAAAAGAGATTAATGGGTTTGAGGTAAGTACAAAAAAGCAGTTAGTTAGTTTTGCAGCTCTCAAAGACGACGGTTCTACGGCATGTGGCTGTTGGATATATTCTGGTGTGTATCCTCCTGCTGGAAATCTGGCTGCAAGAAGAAAGCCTGAAAAAGAGGGAATAGGGCTTAATTCTGAGTGGGCATGGTCTTGGCCTGTAAATAGAAGAATTCTTTACAATAGAGCTAGCTGTGATCTTGAAGGCAAACCTTGGAATCCAAAACTAACTGTTATAAAATGGGATGCTGCTCAAAAAAAATGGACTGGTCCAGATGTGCCAGATTTTCTTCCAACAAAGGCGCCGGATGCTCCTGGTGGTGATGCTCCTTTCATAATGATACCAGAAGGTGGAGGAAGACTCTTTGTGCCATCAGGTCTGGTTAAGGATGGTCCTTTCCCAGAACACTATGAGCCTATTGAAGCTCCTGTGAAAAATCTTTTAAGTCCTGTACAAAATAATCCTGTAGCTATAATTTTCAAATCAGATATTGATAAATACGCTCCTTTAAACGATCCGAAATATCCATATATATGTACTACATATAGATTGACTGAACACTATCAAAGTGGATCTATAACTAGAAAAATTCCAATTTTGGTTGAAGAAATGCCACAAGTATTTGCTGAAATAGATCCTGAATTAGCAAAAGAACTTGGAATTAAAAACGGAGACAAAGTAGAGCTTGAATCTATTAGGGGCAAAGTAAAGGCTCAAGCTTGTGTAACGTCTAGGTTGCAGCCTGTGATAATTGACGGCAAAAAGTTTCATATAGTAGGTATACCGTGGCATTGGGGGTTTGTAGGAATCGATCCTGATAGCGGTAAAAATGAAATTTTTTCAGCTAATCTTATGACTGAAAATGTTGGAGATCCAACTTCTGAGATTCAGGAATCAAAAGCTTTGATGATTAACTTGAGGAGGGCCTAA
- the fdnG gene encoding formate dehydrogenase-N subunit alpha: protein MGKLRRRDFLKLTFAGATAMVMDGNIAVPAQASVKPFKLKDTKVSPSVCIYCGVGCGLLVYAKDGKVVNIEGDPDNPNNEGGLCAKGATSFYVYSNPLRLKKPMYRAPGSDKWEEKSWDWTINEVAKRILKTRNETFVKEVGGVPVNRTEGLVQLGGASHDTDECYLLSKFARSLGIVYLEHQARIUHSSTVTSLGPSFGRGAMTNPLTDVRNSDVIMICGGNPAENHPAIARYINMCKDSGGIVISVDPRFTRTSSLSDIYSPIRPGTDIVFFGGLINYIIQNKKYQEIYLKNYTNASWLLNPEFDFKDGHFSGWDEAKKMYNYATWGFQTGPDKKVLKDMTLQDPNCVFQRLAKHYSRYTPEVVENVTGMKKETFLKIAEVYSSTGAPDKSGCLIYAMGLTQHTVGTQNIRAFCIIQLLLGNMGMAGGGVNAMRGEANVQGSTDMGLLFHTLPGYLPSPNDKLHPNLQEFIKKSIAPDSYWVNAPKFIISMLKAWFGDAATKENDFGYNWLPKWSKPASWMHIWDNLYKKEGIKGMMIWGQNPLVSSPFAEKTGKALENLEWLMVADLFETETANFWKRPHADPKSIKTEVFLLPVASMVEKDGSATNTSRWLQMRYKAVEPLYECREDSVILHDLIYKIKELVKADPSTPNPEAILNLTWNYGGHNHSADEVFKEINGFEVATKKQVPGFAALKDDGSTTSGCWIYSGMYPPAGNLAKRRKPEKTGLGLNPEWGWAWPVNRRILYNRAGCDLEGNPWNPEKYVIKWDSSQKKWVGRDVPDFLPTKAPTDPGGTLPFIMLTGGQGRLFVPGGLVKDGPFPEHYEPIESPVENKVNPVQNNPIALIFKSNIDKYAPLHDPKYPYICTTYRVAEHYQSGAITRKIPVTVEEMPQVFAEIDPELAKELGIKDGDDVELESIRGKVKAKACVTTRVQPMVINGKKYHVVGIPWNWGFVGIDPDSGKDESYAANLVTENVGDPTSLIPESKALMINLRRA, encoded by the coding sequence ATGGGGAAGCTTAGAAGGAGGGACTTCTTAAAGCTTACGTTTGCTGGCGCTACAGCAATGGTAATGGACGGCAATATTGCTGTGCCTGCACAGGCTTCTGTAAAACCCTTCAAGTTAAAAGACACTAAAGTAAGTCCTTCAGTATGTATTTACTGTGGTGTAGGATGTGGACTTCTTGTTTATGCAAAAGATGGTAAAGTAGTAAACATTGAAGGCGATCCTGACAATCCTAACAACGAAGGCGGACTTTGTGCAAAAGGTGCAACGTCTTTCTACGTTTATTCCAATCCTCTGAGATTGAAGAAACCTATGTATAGAGCACCTGGTTCTGATAAATGGGAAGAAAAGAGCTGGGACTGGACTATTAATGAGGTAGCAAAAAGAATCCTGAAAACAAGGAATGAAACCTTTGTTAAGGAAGTGGGGGGAGTTCCAGTAAACAGAACCGAAGGTCTTGTTCAGCTTGGAGGGGCATCCCATGATACTGATGAATGTTATCTATTGTCTAAATTTGCAAGATCGCTTGGGATAGTTTATCTTGAACATCAGGCACGTATATGACACTCTTCCACAGTGACCAGTTTGGGTCCAAGTTTTGGAAGAGGTGCAATGACAAATCCTTTAACTGATGTAAGAAATTCAGATGTAATTATGATTTGTGGGGGAAATCCTGCTGAAAATCACCCTGCTATAGCAAGATATATTAATATGTGCAAGGATTCAGGTGGGATAGTTATTTCTGTAGATCCAAGGTTTACGAGAACTTCTTCGCTTTCTGATATATATTCGCCAATAAGACCAGGAACAGATATCGTATTTTTTGGTGGTTTAATCAACTATATAATTCAAAACAAAAAATATCAGGAAATTTATCTTAAGAATTATACTAATGCCTCATGGTTGTTGAATCCTGAATTTGACTTCAAAGATGGCCATTTTTCTGGATGGGATGAGGCAAAAAAGATGTACAATTATGCAACCTGGGGATTTCAAACAGGACCAGATAAAAAAGTCTTGAAAGACATGACACTCCAAGATCCAAATTGTGTGTTTCAAAGACTGGCAAAGCACTACTCAAGATATACGCCAGAAGTAGTCGAGAATGTTACTGGAATGAAAAAAGAAACTTTTCTAAAGATTGCTGAAGTTTATTCTTCCACAGGAGCACCAGATAAGTCAGGATGCTTAATTTATGCTATGGGTCTTACTCAACACACTGTGGGAACGCAGAACATCAGAGCCTTTTGTATAATTCAGCTTCTGTTAGGAAATATGGGTATGGCTGGTGGCGGGGTAAACGCTATGAGGGGTGAGGCAAATGTTCAGGGTTCTACTGATATGGGCCTTTTGTTCCATACCCTTCCAGGTTACTTGCCATCACCAAACGACAAATTGCATCCAAATCTTCAGGAATTTATTAAAAAATCTATTGCTCCTGATAGTTATTGGGTTAATGCTCCGAAGTTTATTATAAGCATGCTTAAGGCATGGTTTGGTGATGCAGCTACAAAAGAAAATGATTTCGGGTATAATTGGCTGCCAAAGTGGTCTAAGCCTGCTTCATGGATGCACATATGGGACAATTTATACAAAAAAGAAGGAATTAAGGGAATGATGATTTGGGGTCAAAACCCATTGGTATCCAGCCCATTTGCTGAAAAAACGGGTAAGGCTCTTGAAAATCTAGAATGGTTAATGGTTGCAGATTTGTTTGAGACTGAGACTGCTAATTTCTGGAAAAGACCACATGCAGATCCAAAGAGTATTAAAACGGAAGTATTTTTATTGCCTGTAGCTTCAATGGTAGAGAAAGACGGTTCAGCTACAAATACCTCCAGATGGCTTCAGATGAGATACAAGGCAGTTGAGCCTCTATATGAGTGTAGGGAAGATTCTGTAATATTGCACGATCTGATATATAAGATAAAAGAGTTAGTAAAAGCAGATCCGTCAACGCCAAATCCAGAAGCAATACTGAATTTAACGTGGAACTATGGTGGTCATAACCACAGCGCTGATGAGGTATTTAAAGAAATTAATGGGTTTGAAGTAGCAACTAAAAAACAAGTTCCGGGCTTTGCAGCGCTAAAAGACGATGGTTCTACAACGAGTGGTTGTTGGATATACTCTGGAATGTATCCGCCTGCTGGGAACCTTGCGAAAAGAAGAAAGCCAGAAAAAACAGGGTTGGGACTTAATCCTGAATGGGGTTGGGCATGGCCTGTGAACAGAAGAATTTTATATAATAGAGCAGGATGTGATCTAGAAGGCAACCCATGGAATCCAGAAAAATATGTAATAAAGTGGGATTCGTCACAGAAAAAATGGGTTGGAAGAGATGTACCTGATTTCTTGCCCACAAAAGCTCCCACAGATCCAGGAGGTACTTTGCCTTTTATCATGCTAACTGGCGGGCAGGGCAGACTATTTGTGCCAGGCGGACTGGTAAAAGATGGGCCATTCCCTGAACACTATGAGCCAATTGAATCCCCTGTTGAAAATAAAGTAAACCCTGTTCAAAACAATCCAATTGCTTTGATATTCAAATCAAATATAGACAAATACGCTCCACTTCACGATCCAAAATATCCATACATTTGTACTACTTATAGAGTTGCAGAACATTATCAATCTGGTGCAATAACAAGAAAAATACCTGTAACTGTAGAAGAAATGCCACAAGTATTTGCTGAGATTGATCCAGAGCTTGCTAAAGAGCTGGGAATTAAAGATGGCGACGATGTAGAATTGGAATCTATAAGGGGAAAAGTTAAGGCAAAAGCATGTGTCACTACTAGAGTTCAGCCTATGGTAATCAACGGCAAAAAATATCATGTAGTTGGAATCCCATGGAACTGGGGCTTTGTTGGTATAGACCCAGATAGTGGTAAAGACGAATCTTATGCTGCGAATCTTGTAACAGAGAATGTTGGCGATCCGACTAGCCTCATTCCAGAATCAAAAGCTTTGATGATTAACTTGAGGAGGGCCTAA
- a CDS encoding formate dehydrogenase accessory protein FdhE — protein MNLTKFVEKYPILESVVEFWDKYYSCRESLLTKIIDFIPEESIDTEEFKKVFDEGRSYLELFKLKMYKKDLNFLAKIVKDDFGIKEKVRFDEKSLTIFDKLNLSEDKIGFVKLLVYSSIYSYIGEILSKRCNLAKWYEPVCPVCGSSAGIGFIEGDGKKSLVCSTCYTRWGHRRTVCPLCADEEQKSMRYYSADELPGWRVEVCEACGMYLKVLDLREKNEDTHLYPLLYLSSWNLDISMKDMDFRPSWFKIFYAASWISK, from the coding sequence ATGAATTTAACAAAATTTGTTGAAAAGTATCCAATATTAGAGTCTGTGGTCGAATTTTGGGATAAATACTATTCCTGTAGGGAAAGTTTGTTGACCAAAATAATTGACTTTATACCTGAAGAAAGCATTGATACAGAAGAATTTAAAAAAGTATTTGACGAAGGAAGGTCTTATTTAGAATTATTTAAATTAAAAATGTACAAAAAGGATTTAAATTTTTTGGCGAAAATTGTAAAGGATGATTTTGGAATTAAGGAAAAAGTACGTTTTGATGAAAAAAGTTTGACAATATTTGATAAATTGAATTTATCTGAGGATAAAATTGGTTTTGTAAAGCTACTAGTTTATTCTTCTATCTATTCTTATATTGGTGAAATACTTTCGAAAAGATGTAACCTTGCAAAATGGTATGAGCCAGTTTGTCCTGTTTGTGGTTCAAGTGCTGGCATAGGCTTTATTGAGGGAGACGGGAAAAAAAGTTTGGTGTGTTCTACCTGTTATACGAGATGGGGACACAGGAGGACAGTTTGCCCTCTATGTGCTGATGAAGAACAAAAGTCTATGAGATATTATAGCGCAGATGAGCTTCCTGGATGGAGAGTAGAGGTTTGTGAAGCTTGTGGGATGTATTTAAAGGTTCTTGACTTAAGGGAGAAAAATGAGGATACACACCTTTATCCCTTGCTTTATCTATCCAGCTGGAATTTAGACATATCGATGAAAGATATGGATTTTAGGCCTTCATGGTTTAAGATTTTTTACGCCGCTTCTTGGATTAGCAAATAA
- a CDS encoding 4Fe-4S dicluster domain-containing protein has protein sequence MERVAYMFDSSKCMGCRGCQSVCKQWNDQKTDPTTFTGFYTNPPSLNPHTRMIINFYDDFTEKQNFNFLKYQCFHCGEPACVKACPSGALFQAENGIVAFDVNKCIACGYCHSACPFGIPQIGKVINKCDMCYSRVIDGSKSDETSTPACVKACLGGALYFGKRDDLVKQGKERVEVLKKEGFTEANLYGENILGGLGVLSILKYEPEKYGLPKNPVFPANTLIWKNIMHPLGLVMLGGAAGLVFLHRLIQAGNKGGDQ, from the coding sequence ATGGAAAGAGTGGCCTATATGTTTGATTCTTCTAAATGCATGGGTTGTAGAGGGTGCCAGTCTGTTTGTAAACAATGGAACGATCAGAAAACCGATCCAACTACTTTTACAGGTTTTTATACCAATCCACCAAGCCTGAATCCGCATACGCGTATGATCATAAATTTTTATGATGATTTCACAGAAAAACAGAACTTTAACTTTTTAAAGTATCAATGTTTTCATTGTGGAGAGCCTGCCTGTGTAAAAGCCTGCCCAAGTGGAGCTCTTTTTCAGGCAGAGAATGGGATAGTTGCCTTTGACGTGAACAAATGTATAGCATGTGGTTATTGTCACAGTGCATGTCCCTTTGGAATTCCTCAAATTGGTAAGGTAATAAATAAATGCGATATGTGTTATTCAAGAGTTATTGATGGCAGTAAGTCTGACGAGACTTCTACTCCTGCATGTGTGAAGGCATGCTTAGGTGGTGCACTTTATTTTGGAAAAAGAGATGATCTTGTAAAACAAGGTAAAGAAAGAGTAGAGGTCTTGAAAAAAGAAGGGTTTACAGAAGCAAATCTTTATGGAGAAAACATACTAGGAGGGCTAGGAGTATTATCTATACTTAAATATGAGCCCGAAAAATATGGATTGCCGAAAAATCCAGTTTTTCCAGCAAATACTCTCATTTGGAAAAATATTATGCACCCACTGGGGTTGGTCATGTTAGGCGGTGCTGCTGGACTTGTGTTTCTCCACAGGCTTATACAGGCAGGAAATAAAGGAGGCGATCAGTAA
- a CDS encoding formate dehydrogenase subunit gamma produces MAANKIEKHKKNTRIFHWLHLITFIIMLWTGFSLFYPWTNVLGMTFGSLRNAAFIHKYLGWFYVILPIIYVSWNFKLFSNFFKTISTFTPEDKKWLSILGGYLHPIIKADEVPPQGKYNAGQKLLGWIIIVFSILLGLTGLIMFYYASFPGLLVRIAIMIHVFCGTFLGAAVIVHFYLAAINPTSNKELGTMLGSGMIDEDYVKHHNALWYEELKK; encoded by the coding sequence GTGGCTGCAAATAAGATTGAGAAGCACAAAAAGAATACAAGGATTTTTCACTGGCTGCACCTTATAACTTTTATAATCATGTTATGGACAGGATTTTCCTTGTTTTATCCATGGACTAATGTGCTAGGCATGACATTTGGAAGTCTTAGAAACGCAGCCTTTATTCACAAATATCTTGGATGGTTTTATGTAATTCTTCCAATAATTTATGTTTCTTGGAACTTTAAACTGTTTTCCAATTTCTTTAAAACAATTAGTACGTTTACGCCTGAGGATAAGAAATGGCTCTCTATATTGGGCGGTTATTTGCATCCTATAATAAAGGCTGATGAAGTCCCACCTCAGGGGAAATACAATGCAGGACAAAAGCTTTTAGGGTGGATAATAATAGTGTTTTCAATTTTGCTTGGTTTAACAGGATTGATAATGTTCTATTATGCGTCTTTCCCTGGACTACTTGTTCGAATAGCTATAATGATTCACGTATTTTGTGGCACATTCTTGGGGGCTGCAGTAATAGTTCATTTTTACCTTGCTGCGATCAATCCTACTTCGAACAAAGAACTGGGGACAATGCTTGGAAGCGGCATGATAGATGAAGATTATGTGAAGCATCACAATGCTCTGTGGTATGAGGAGTTGAAAAAATAG
- a CDS encoding formate dehydrogenase subunit gamma, whose amino-acid sequence MAKRMIEKHKKATRIFHWLHLITFITMLWTGLSLFYPPMNVMSLPFGSLRNAAFVHKYLGFFYLLLPLLYAIFNFKLFSGFMKLISTFTPEDKKWMKVFGGYLSPIIKAKEIPPQGKINAGQKLLGWIIIIFSLCLGLTGSMMFFYASFPGYLIQVAIIVHVFCGTFLGSAIIVHFYLGAINPSSRKELGTMLGNGMIDEEYVMKHNALWYEELKKQ is encoded by the coding sequence ATGGCAAAGAGGATGATTGAAAAACATAAAAAAGCTACCCGAATATTTCATTGGTTACATCTTATAACCTTTATAACCATGTTGTGGACTGGGTTGTCATTGTTTTATCCTCCAATGAACGTTATGAGTCTACCTTTTGGAAGTCTCAGAAATGCTGCTTTTGTTCATAAATATCTTGGTTTTTTCTATCTTTTGCTGCCTCTTTTGTATGCAATATTTAACTTCAAATTATTTTCAGGTTTTATGAAATTAATTAGTACTTTCACTCCTGAAGACAAAAAATGGATGAAGGTTTTTGGGGGATATCTTTCTCCAATTATAAAGGCAAAAGAAATACCCCCACAGGGCAAGATTAATGCAGGCCAAAAACTTTTAGGTTGGATAATAATTATATTTTCCTTATGTCTTGGACTTACAGGTTCGATGATGTTCTTTTATGCATCTTTTCCAGGATATTTAATACAAGTAGCAATTATTGTCCACGTTTTTTGCGGCACTTTTTTGGGGTCAGCAATTATTGTCCACTTTTATCTCGGAGCAATTAATCCTAGTTCTAGAAAAGAACTTGGTACAATGCTTGGGAATGGAATGATTGATGAAGAGTACGTAATG